The Ascaphus truei isolate aAscTru1 chromosome 3, aAscTru1.hap1, whole genome shotgun sequence genome includes a region encoding these proteins:
- the LOC142490053 gene encoding keratin, type II cytoskeletal cochleal-like → MSFSQTSYRTSVKRGGGGGGGGGSGGGGGGKGFSSCSVGGGGRVSGGSRYGGHFGSRSLLNLGGNKRISISTSSVRAGGSYGSGGGGYGGGGGGGGAGGGGGGYGGGGGGYGGGGYGGGGGGYGGGGFGGGGGLGGGGGGLGGGGGDPGFPVCPPGGIQQVTINQSLLTPLKVDIDPTIQKVKTEEREKIRDLNNKFASFIDKVRFLEQQNQVLETKWHLLQEQGQTGGSKKPNLDPIFEAYINNLNKQLDGLTNEKGRLDSELKTMHELVEDFKKKYEDEINKRTSAENEFVVLKKDVDAAYMNKVDLEAKVYSLTDEINFLRALYDAELSQVQGQSSDTSVVLSMDNNRDLNLEDIIRDVKCQYEQIAARSKAEAEAAYDHKYKQLEQTAGKHGDSLKNTKSEISELNRMIQKLKSEIENVKKQIVKLQHSIAEAEDRGELALADARKKLGELNDALKKAKEDLARQLREYQELMNVKLALDIEIATYRALLEGEECRISGQITNSVSISVLSSGSSSGGYISGGGGGGGGGGGGGGGYGSGGGGGGGYGSGGGGGGGGDGYGSGGGGGYSSGGGGYSSGGGGYSSGGGGYSSGGGGYSSGGGGYGSSGGGGIQYGASQGSRSGSRH, encoded by the exons ATGTCTTTCTCCCAGACATCTTATCGTACAAGTGTAAAaagaggtggtggtggtggtggtggtggaggcagtggtggaggaggtggaggCAAAGGCTTTAGCAGCTGCTCCGTTGGTGGTGGAGGAAGAGTCAGTGGGGGCTCTCGATATGGAGGCCACTTTGGATCTCGGAGTCTTTTAAACCTGGGTGGAAATAAGAGAATTTCCATTAGTACAAGCAGTGTTCGCGCTGGGGGAAGCTATGGTAGTGGTGGTGGAGGATATGGTGGAGGCGGAGGCGGAGGTGGTGCCGGTGGAGGCGGAGGAGGATATGGCGGAGGCGGAGGAGGATATGGCGGAGGGGGAtatggtggaggtggaggtggataTGGTGGTGGAGGATTTGGTGGAGGAGGAGGCTTGGGCGGTGGGGGAGGTGGGTTGGGAGGAGGTGGAGGTGACCCTGGTTTCCCTGTCTGCCCACCTGGTGGAATCCAGCAGGTCACTATCAACCAAAGCCTCCTGACACCACTCAAAGTGGACATAGATCCAACCATCCAAAAAGTCAAAACAGAAGAAAGGGAGAAAATTAGAGACCTCAACAACAAATTTGCTTCTTTCATTGACAAG GTCAGATTCCTGGAGCAGCAGAATCAGGTGCTAGAGACAAAGTGGCATCTCTTGCAGGAACAGGGTCAAACAGGTGGCTCTAAAAAACCCAATCTAGACCCCATTTTTGAGGCTTATATCAACAACCTGAATAAGCAGCTGGATGGTCTGACAAATGAGAAGGGCCGTCTGGACAGCGAACTAAAGACTATGCATGAGCTTGTAGAGGACTTTAAGAAAAA ATATGAAGATGAAATTAACAAGCGTACATCAGCAGAGAATGAATTTGTTGTGCTCAAGAAG GATGTGGATGCTGCATACATGAACAAAGTGGATCTGGAAGCCAAGGTTTATTCTCTCACTGATGAGATCAACTTCTTGAGAGCTCTCTATGATGCA GAACTCTCTCAGGTACAAGGACAAAGCTCAGATACCTCTGTCGTTCTGTCTATGGACAACAACCGTGACTTGAACCTGGAAGATATCATTCGTGATGTTAAATGTCAATATGAACAGATTGCAGCCAGAAGTAAAGCAGAAGCTGAAGCAGCATATGACCATAAG TACAAGCAGCTAGAGCAGACGGCTGGAAAGCACGGTGACAGTCTGAAAAATACAAAGAGTGAGATTTCAGAGTTGAACCGAATGATCCAGAAGCTGAAATCTGAGATCGAGAACGTGAAGAAGCAG atTGTCAAACTGCAGCATTCCATTGCTGAGGCTGAGGATCGTGGTGAGCTCGCTTTGGCAGATGCTCGTAAAAAGCTAGGTGAACTtaatgatgctctgaagaaggCCAAAGAGGATTTGGCTCGTCAGCTCCGTGAATACCAGGAGCTCATGAATGTTAAGCTGGCTCTGGATATTGAAATTGCCACCTACAGAGCCCTGCTGGAAGGAGAAGAGTGCAG AATTTCTGGGCAGATTACCAACAGCGTGAGCATCT ctgtgcTCAGCAGTGGTTCCTCAAGTGGAGGATATATCTctggtggtggtggaggaggaggaggaggaggaggaggaggtggtggatatggctctggaggaggtggtggaggaggcTATGGGtctggtggaggaggaggaggcggtgGAGATGGATATGGCTCTGGAGGAGGAGGTGGATACAGCTCTGGAGGAGGTGGATACAGCTCTGGAGGAGGTGGATACAGCTCTGGAGGAGGTGGATACAGCTCTGGAGGAGGTGGATACAGCTCTGGAGGAGGTGGATATGGATCCAGTGGAGGTGGTGGGATACAATATGGAGCCTCACAGGGAAGTAGAAGTGGAAGCAGACACTAA